The Lolium perenne isolate Kyuss_39 chromosome 6, Kyuss_2.0, whole genome shotgun sequence genome segment ATCGGCAACAAGGTCAAGATCGCATACACCATGCTCAACCTCCCTTCTTGGGAGAAGTAAGACGCCTCTTTTCCCCATCTCTGCAGTGCTGCCCCATCCATGGATTCGTTACTGACGTAGATTGCTGCTTTTGTGTGCGTGTTGCCAGCCTGAATCTGACGGTGAACTTCTTCTCCACGAAGAACATGAAGTTCACAGTGGGCTGCCCGGCCCTCCCCTGCCACATGAAGACTGTAGTTAGTCCGATGGAGGATCTTCCTTGTTACGACGTGGGCATCCCATCAGACGAGGATAAGGAGCCTACAGAGGATGAAGAGCCCGATGCGACTTCCGATCATGGTTTGCAGCCACTGGATTTAGAAACCGGAACTGCAGGCGGTGAATCAGACACTGATGAGTTTGCTCCAATGGAAAGGAATGGGGTCTGTAGACCAAGAATTTCAGAATCCTCTTCCCGGCAGCTAGTGGAAGAAGAAACCAGAATTGCAGAGCGTGATGCTGAATATCCCATTGATGACCTTGGTTACATGGAATGGAACAGAAATCCCGTTGGTGACCTCGGCTATATGGAATGGAGCAGAATTCCGGAGACATCGGAGTTGCACGAATCTGGAGCATCGCCTCGATGCTCCTCGAGCTCGTGCAGCGATGTTGTTGCTCGAAGACCAGTACAATTTGTGTCAGGGCAATCATCTCCAGTGTCGAAGGCAGGACCAAATGAAACTGATGTGGTAGACTTGGTTACCCCAGTTGGCCGGTTTGCTAGAGATTGCAGCAAAGCGGTCAGCATTTGCCCCAAGATTATTGATCTGACAAACTCCCCTATTGTCATTGAGTTATAATACTTTGCTGGGCTGACCCAGTACTAAATCTTGTGGTAGTCAAATATTACCAGAGAATAACATACCAGATGAGAATGTACAATAGGCAAATTAGTACAAGAACATAGGTGTTGAGAACTGGACAATTGAGTAGTCTTTTCTTGAGACTGATAACCCTGTTGTTTAATCAGTAATAATGTATTGGGGTTATGGAGGTGATATTCCTGTTTTACAAGAATTACTTCGTAACAGCAAGACATCTTGGTTTGACTGTAATTATTGTTTTTTCTTTAACTATGATGAGATTATGAGATTGAGTTGTGATACTTTTTTTAACATCCCATTATGCTTTTGTTGTGCAAAGTGGGCATACAGGCAGACTTGTATCACATCATGGAATGTTGAAAGACCTGCTTATAAGGTGGCTATTGGTGGCGGCAATTAGAAGTTCAGAACCATGTGTTAAAGGAGTGGTTATTGGTGAACTCCAACTTCCACTCTCTTCCAAGTTTTGAATTC includes the following:
- the LOC127305766 gene encoding uncharacterized protein codes for the protein MGRARGMAARGKKASRNGPPPAAKAAAVAGDGKDGPEKAGGGKDGPEKASGEGRFFCCYLLRSLCPRSKSRTYIGFTVNPRRRIRQHNGELRCGAWRTKRGRPWEMVLCIHGFPSNVAALQFEWAWQHPTESLAVRKAAAGFKSLRGIGNKVKIAYTMLNLPSWENLNLTVNFFSTKNMKFTVGCPALPCHMKTVVSPMEDLPCYDVGIPSDEDKEPTEDEEPDATSDHGLQPLDLETGTAGGESDTDEFAPMERNGVCRPRISESSSRQLVEEETRIAERDAEYPIDDLGYMEWNRNPVGDLGYMEWSRIPETSELHESGASPRCSSSSCSDVVARRPVQFVSGQSSPVSKAGPNETDVVDLVTPVGRFARDCSKAVSICPKIIDLTNSPIVIEL